The DNA window agaacgtttttttttctatttcaacagaagatgtttttcttcttcacttatAAGAAGTTTTTGCTGAACTATTACGCTGAGATGTTGttctaaaataaagaataggaAAACCAGATGACCCTCAAacatatttgttgttttgttttcaggcAATGAAACTGACGTTGTGCTTATTACTCCTGGTGGGTTCCACCATGGCTGCACTGTATCAAGTTCACCTCACTAAGATCGAATCCCAGCGAACGAAAATGATGCGAAAAGGACTGTGGTCTCGTTACATCAAAATGAAGAACGTTAAACGAATTGCAATGGAACGCAAAATGGGCGGTCTTGCCAAAGTGATCCCCCAAAATGTCAGTCGTAGTATATCTAGCATAACActatattatttctttaaaaaaatggtctGCATTTGTcgtgaaaattgaaatattatgGGATGAAATGCAAGTTGTGATAAATAACAGCAGACATTCGCAACTGTAGAACAAAACagagtcacttttttttgagcacTGATTGCtaacatatatttattatgttaTGTTATAAGTACTAGCGAATCATTCAGGTGAATGACTATGAAGACGAAGAGTACATTGGAAACATTACAATCGGCACACCAGAGCAGCAATTTCAGGTAGTTAAGAACAACATTCCAATCAGTTCGATAACATCAGTCAGCGCTTCAGGTTATCCTCGACACTGGTTCTTCGAATCTGTGGATTCCCGACATGACGTGTGGGCAAATTCACGAAAACTGCAATGATTTAAACTGTAAAGGAGGAGGAAGTCCGTATTTTATGTATAACATTTGACGGAAATGTAGACTCTGATATGTTTTTGCAGTTATTTGTGAGGCTTTGTGTAACGACCAATCGTGCTGTGGAGGTGGAAACGTAAACGCTTGCCAAGGAAAGAATTCCTTCAACTCATCAAAATCCTCAACATACAAAGCAAATGGACaacatttttcaattcaagtAGGCGTGCTTTTGAATGAGATATCCATTCAAAAGGTtctatagtcgggtaaaaCCGATCTAAAGCTTGGTGCAATTGCtaaagcagctgcgctcgcaGCGGTACAGTGGGGCGTAGTGGTTGGGATCAAGAGCGTTATAgtcaccactcatcgctgtgGTTCGCAATGGCTCCACTTTCCACTTTTATCCCAAGTGCtccgctccaccgcgccgcttccgcGGCCGCTTAAAGACATTGCCCCAAGAATCtcgcgtggtatggattttctttggagtatacctatttcgggtcgtagattatgaatatagggcttatctctccctgtatcaaaTCCATAcaacgccagattcgtgggaagatgcctttaagcaactgcaccgaagTTCAGGTCACTTTTACCTCACTGTAGGACACTGCACAGACGTTGTGGCTGATTTGCTCTTTCTTTTAGTACGGCACAGGTTCAGCAGTTGGATTTCTCGGACAAGATACAGTGAGATTCGGTGGTATCGGTTCTCAGCAACTCTCTGTACCAAACACCGTATTCGGTCAAGCTACCAGCCTTGCTGCTTTCTTCGCAGATGTAAGACCGTTAATAGCACTCACACTTTTCAAGGATTTAAGATTTTGCCATTTGGTGCTAGTCAGCGCACAGGGTTCGGCGGCCGCTCAGAGTTTAAATGTGGTTTTAAAAAACGGTTGCATAACTGCTGAGAATTGTGTGAGGACGTATACGTTCACagctctgcgccaaaaacgaTGTAGTTTTGTGCAAGCCTCGTGTTCACCAATTTGCTCGATTGGAACTGTTTCTgacattttctagaaatgatCCAAGTTCCTCTTAtgtgttaagaaaaaaaagctaataattttcttactttatcaatttatcgaaAGTCGTGGGAGATCTAAGACGTTTGCCTTAGCAATTGTTTCactatattttaaattattatccCTAAATTTGTTATCtcgaggataaaaactgcTTATGGGCATATTGCATAAATGCTAGAACTGCCACCGCCTCTGCTTCAAAAAAGCAAGTCTGTGGTACAGGAAGCGGTGATTTTACTTATGCGTACCGTTGGGGGAATACTGGGTTGAGGAACAGTCTTGGACAAACCTTTCTCAAGAATTTGTTAGAAGCCCAATTAGAATAATCTCATGCGAGATTATGGAAGAGTCTTCTCAGAGCTTCAGTTTGAGGACTTTGTATGTGCGGACCTTTCGGTGTAGAACAACCATGACGAAAATCATCTGCGTGTCTTTCTGTGATTTCCAACAAGGAGGCCCAAGGAGTCCGACAACTTCTGCGCTGCGTAGAACGAGGACATCATCTCCCAAGCCACGGTTCATCGTTGGTTTTATCGCTTATGGTAAgcaaaaatctcattttatGACCGACCTGGTTCTCGACGTCTTACTGTCTTGTACAACGAAACTCTGCACGATGCCTTGAAAGTAAGGTTCAATACCTTCGGCGACGGCACTTAGGTGCAGCCAGAAGGTCACCGATTACCTTCACGATTTTCGCTTCTTTGTCTTGATGATTGAAAGGTGTCTTGCCTTATGTACCATTCGAATTACGTGACTTGGACAAAGCCCCAATTATCAGGGTCTCTGAATAGTTGCTTTTCCGTCTGCACAGGTAGGATTTTCTCGAAGATATCGCTGCTGCGAAGGACAGTTGGGTGCAGCTATACCTCACCTAAACGCTACATCACTTGTGGGTGCCCTGCAAGGAACTACCGCAAAAAGATGCTAAAGATTCCCCACCCCAAAAAGAATTAGTTTAATTGTTAGTGGAGTTCTCAAGAAATGCTGCGACTAGACTTTCTTCCTCAGGACTCGGAATAGACGCTAATGCGTTCCCAGGTGCTAATAACATTCCAAAGGTTGACATGCACTATTACTAAGAAATGCTTCTGTCTGTTGCACGCTACCTACTGTCCTCAACCTTCGGTGGTGACCCGCCAGAGAACTGCCGAACTCGGAAAGAACTGGTTATTTACCCGGGTTGGTCCTTCCGACTACCGTCTGCTCTCTGCGCTAAAGCATCGAAGAGAAGTTCAACCATTGGTCGGAGGTTGTCCTCTTCTTTGGCCCGTAGCCACTGTTTTGGGCCACCAAATCAATACGCTGTCCTATCATTGAAGAGATGTTAAAGACCAAGATGAACACTATCTCAATGAGTGAGATCCCGTTGTAACGAGAATATGAGTGCTCGAAATGAAAGAGATTTATATTCTTCCTCAACCCAACCCGATGCAAACATTGTTACTATTTAAGGAAATACCATAGTACTaatgttttttattatttcagagattttttcagcgaatttttaacattttaaaGCAGCtttttgcacaattttttaGCAACCAATAGACGGCATTCTTGGGTTGGCGTTTCCCTCCATTGCAGTAGACGGAGTAACACCTCCATTCTACAACGCAGTTCAGCAAGGTCTCGTCGATCAACCAATTTTCACCGTATTCCTCAGGCATGTCGGAGGTAATCTTCTCTCATTTGGATGTAAAAAGACTTCAGTGTTCAACTAGGTTAGGTAACCTCATTCTGactaaaaaacttttttcaaattacagTTATTGATGAACCCAGAAagctttaatatttttatcgtGTTTCAGATCAGGACAACGTTCCCGGTGGAGTTTATACGTATGGAGGCTTAGACGATCAAAACTGTGGTCCCGTGCTTGCCTACCAACCTTTGTCCTCTGCCACATATTACCAgtttaaagtgaaaaatgaataataacgGTAGCAATTTTCTTGTAATACCGATTTTTTTAGCTTGATTCCGTTTCATCCAGTACATACTCTTCGAGCAAAAGTTGGCAAGCCATTTCAGACACAGGAACCTCACTTATGGCTGCCCCATCTTCTATCGCTAGTTCAATAGCCGAAGCTAACGGTGCAACGGTGATCAGTTGTCATTTTTTAGCATTAAATTCCTGGCGCTGTCAGTATAGAGATACTTACCGAAAAAGTAAAAGCTAAAGTACTTGTTTTTCAGTACGACTCCGAGGACGAAGTTTATTTCATCGACTGCAACGCAAAAGCGAGCCTTGTTCTGGTCATTGGTGGTAATACTTACACAATCAACACTGCAAATCTTATCATTCCTTCGGGAGACGGACGCTGCCTGCTGGCCATCTTCGGAATGAACACATTCGGCTTCGGGCCTGCATGGATCCTGGGCGATCCATTTATTCGCCAGTATTGCAACATATACGATGTTGGACAGGAGCGAGTCGGTTTTGCAAACTCGTTGCAAGAATGAGTTGTGAATTCCACAATATTattgtactttatttttaagcaaatgaataaatgatcaCCATTGTCTCGGAGGATACCTTCTGAGGAAAACAACAAGGCAAATTCATTGCAAGGAGCTAGCGGTCTCAGTTGTGTTGTGATTAATCAACACTGTAGAAGCAAGTGAACAGATTAAACTGTTCCATCTGGAGAAGTCTGTCTTTAATGTTCCACATGAACGAGTTTCCGTTTATTGAATTTGAAGAAGTCACTCTGAAAGCGCACAGTTTTTGCCTCCCGGTTTGGAAGCGGATGTCTAGAAGATTGTACTTTTCTAGAAGAGAAGTAATAAAGGGCCGTTCATTTCCCTCCTCATCTCCCGATGCTTTAGCTTGCATGTTCGGAAGATGCTAAATGTGGCACCAACAAATCCtttgatcctttctttctttggtgTTGTTACACCACAGCATTCTGTTTGTTCCTTCTCAAAGCTTAAAAAACGATCGCTTTATGGAAGGCCGTACTTTTCATTTGAGTTTACTTGGGACCCGAAACAAATAATGTAGTAATCCTTTACCGCGATCGGATGAGAGACAACGCATAATCAAgcaatggcaaaaaaaaactgaaagataATTTCTTATCTTTCCTTATCCAGTCAAAGATGTTGCGATAGTGATTGACAACATTGAAAGGTACGaatagtaacaataacaatTGCAAGTAATACATGAAAGCAAAGAAGAGCAAAGGACAAACAACAtgaagagcaagaaaaatggCACAATGAACTTTCTGCGGCTGTTTATACGGTACATTGATGGCGAAGTAGACTGTTATGATGTCCTGCACATGCTAACGCCAGGAAACACTCGATTGGCCCGTAATCGTTTTTGTCcaaatgaatcatttttttgcagctgcGAGCCTAAGAACTACAAAATTCGGCCGCCAGACGGCGTTAACTCAAGTTACATCATGAATCATCGACAGACAGAAATTGCTATAAGACACGAAAAGCAACAATTGAGCTAATTAAGCATTATCACGTTCGTGATAGAAAGGTACGAAATCTTCAGGGACGAGAAACTTCGCGCAACAATCTCTACATTTCTTCCATGGAGTTGGAAGATTTCTGTTgaaggaaatagaaagaaagaagcaaagagTGCAGACTGTGTTGTCGTTGATTCTCAATACAGTGATCAaatcctttttgttttctcttcctgTTAGCTACATTCATCACCAGGAATTGGAATCCTTACGAAATTACACGCGACTAATTACCTTTATCGACACGTATTCGTGCTATTAACGATTAGGAAAGGAATGAAACCGGTTTGACCTGTATTGATGCCTCATTTGCCTACGTTAGCATCTTCGACGTGTTTTGAAAACATAGTTAACCTAAGGAGAACATTAGTTTCACCTGCAATCAAGAATGTTCGTAAAAGGCAACAGTACTgatatttttcttcgcatCTACTGGATACATCTTCGATAAACCCACCAGTGGGGTTTTTCTTATGAACTAGTAGGCATTCAGCTACGCTTGCGGCAACATTTCACCTAATTCATGGAAGCTGTCATATGATAGGAATGTAATTCTGATAGCGCATGTTGTCGTCATAAAAAGCAAAGTGAAACAGGATTTGAAACCTATCGCCGCTCATAACATTGGTAGATCTCGGTTCAACAACGCCACATTTTGATCGCATCTgtaaaaaactgcagaaatcGCCTCCCCTCAGCAAGCCCTCCCAAaaccaaaataagaaaagctGATTAGCAGGTCTAGATATCTATCATTTCTCgacaaaaaagtatttttgaaaaactccCACTCTCGGTTTCTTTTCTCAGTTTCTCCATCTAGACTTTGCCTTGCATCACAGCACCTTACCCGAGTTTTTTCGAGTATGTTCGGAGAAACGAGACGACATGCCTGGAGGTAGTGCACGCTAACAGCTATATACACTGATGAATCTAATTTTGAATGCTGAACTTCTTGGAACTCTTCACCGTGGTGCTGTGATGTTAAGACGTAGTGAGTTTCCTCTTAAATGTAGGAACCTTTGGGCAAATTTTGCAGGTGAGAACAAGTAGAGGTTTTGCTGTCGCCTCTTCGAACAAAATGACGAGAAACGACAGCAACAGCGGTTTCCTGgcatttcatcaaatttgacCAGCATTCTTTCTCCCAGACTGAACCACGTTGTTCTGTTCCACACTTCGTATTACGTTCTCTAGTGTGACACTGAATACTTTGGGTGAGATACTGTAGCCCTGTCAAACAGCTCTCCTTATTTCGACTGTGTCTTTATCGTAGAATAGGAAACTTTTGGTTGTTATAATTGTTATATAACTCTTGTGTACCCTGATGTGCCGAATAGGGACGCCACGGTTGTCCTAGCTTCAGTGAGCTCTTCCGCTGTGTTGCCTTAGAGTACTCTCTTTCCAATGGACATGCTGAGGGGACGGTggaaagctgtatcctagtgcTGCATCGATCGTAACAATTGgttaatgtcctcacatacgacgtcCACAGCTAgctatgcgcgtgaggatcaACTTaatgaatactttgtataacacgctcaacAAGCATATCGAACAGTAGTTCCGAAGGTGCTCTCAGTTATCTTTCTTATGGTTAAGAACGGTTCACGTGGTCTTTAACTGGTCTGAGATCCTTCCTTTCTGAAGGACGTCATGTGCGCCattaagattacatgaagtgggtggctaccagcccgaagaaactCCGCTTATATAAAATCAGCTTCCGAAGCTACGataggtttcatgctcttgattgCGACTCgaacttccgaagggagaattcCATGTGGAGCTttaccagtggggatgatcgggcttgatacaggtgatgaacggaaaaggtttgagtagaacttctccgtaatgatttccatctcacgccTAGAAATGGTGCGAGCCCGCTCAGCTATGCTGCTAGggaatattatatttgcgGAGATCCCTGCAGCACTTCCTTAgactccttctttttttggtgctTCTATAATCTTCTTCCTCCTATATCTCGAAAGCAACGCTTTTCCGCAGCTAgcgtttgctactaaccgctcaatgtgcgatgcattcggaacAGGCCTCAAagtcttccttctttctaggaattccttggtggtctccGAATTTTCAACTCACGCTTGAGTCGTCTTCGATGTGCCAGTTACCTTGAGACAGGGAGTTCTCGAGCACCTAGTGGACTTCTTTTATCGATAGTTGCcaatagcagatgttctttctcatcgtgtggctaagtcgtatctTCGCACGAAGGATGCAGTTATCAGAACCAAGaaactacaaaaggatggtactaccgagacgtcaagtagacagcacctccggttggtgagtatgtggtcgatctccaaGAGTTGAGATCTCTGGCAAGAGTAGCGCCATTGGGTGATTCTCATTTACACCGATGATGATCTTTcttaaagaaaagagaattccaAGGCGAAACGATTGGTATTTTCATCCTTGTCTTCTAGTCCAAATCTTTCGgacctgtattcctcttctgtagccTAGTTTTGCATTGAAGTCTCCTCTTCTACAGTGCTAGTTAATCACAACACAACTGAGACCGCTAGCTCCTTGCAATGAATTTGCTTTGTTGTGTTCCTCAAAAGGTATCCTCTGAGACAATGGtgatcatttattcatttgccTAAAAATAAAGCACAATAATATTGTGGATTTTCACAACTCATTCTTGCAGCGAGTTTGCAAAACCGACTCGCTCCTGTCCAACATCGTATATGTCGCAATACTGACGAATAAATGGATCGCCTAGGATCCATGCAGGCCCGAAGCCGAATGTGTTCATTCCGAAGATGGCCAGCGAACAGCGCCCGTCTCCCGAAGGAATGATAAGATTTGCGGTGTTGATTGTGTAAGTATTTACCACCAATAACCAGAACAAGGCTCGCTTTTGCGTAGCAGTCAATGAAATAAACTTCGTCCTCGGAGTCGTACTGAAAAACAAGTACTTTAGCTTTTACTTTTTCGGTAAGTATCTCAGTACTGACAGCGCCAGGAGTTTAATGCTAATGCGATGAGGCATACGGAGGAGGAATGCGGTGAACACAAATTTGAAACAATTAATCAAATTTATGACGTTATCACCAAAAGATAGGGAGGATTTATACGAAATTACTTTCGGCGACACGTAGACGGTATGATAGGGAGTTATCAAACGGCGATAAGCTGCTGCTGAGGCGGAAAAACGAGCTATCGGACCAAGAATAAAATACTTGGCTTTTTCTAAAAGACGAATGCAAACACAATAagctcgccatggagactgtctcagacaaTATTtgcaacgcgagaacagtttccacagacgctgacctacATGCCctgagctgcagagcgtatcaaatttcacgtgattgctctgcaggagaccacaGAAAGGgtgacgtacgacagatgaatgacggtacactcatCATTCGTGAAGAGGAGGTTACGctgcgaaatgtaggcggtgttagttttgttgtgcacctgTCTGTCATCAATGTTGTCGATTCTCGCGAGATCCTGCCACCTCATCTAGCCATTCTTCGCCTACGACCACTGCGTCAAAAGCCCATcagcatcagcagctgatgaatccaaattggacgcgttttacgacgAGCTGGAGGAACGGATTCGCAGCGAGAACAAAACTGTTTTTCTACAAGTTCGTTGTCGAAGACTTCAATGCAAAACTAggctacagaagaggaatacaggtcCGAAAGATTTGGACTAGAAGACAAGGATGAAAATACCAATCGTTTCGCCTtggaattctcttttctttaagAAAGATCATCATCGGTGTAAATGAGAATCACCCAATGGCGCTACTCTTGCCAGAGATCTCAACTCttggagatcgaccacatactcaccaaccggaggtgctgtctacttgacgtctcagtagtaccatccttttgtagtttCTTGGTTCTGATAACTGCATCCTTCGTGCGAagatacgacttagccacacgatgagaaagaacatctgctattgGCAACTATCGATAAAAGAAGTCCACTAGGTGCTCGAGAACTCCCTGTCTCAAGGTAACTGGCACATCGAAGACGACTCAAGCGTGAGTTGAAAATTCggagaccaccaaggaattcctagaaagaaggaagactTTGAGGCCTgttccgaatgcatcgcacattgagcggttagtagcaaacgcTAGCTGCGGAAAAGCGTTGCTTTCGAGATATAGGAGGAAGAAGATTATAGAagcaccaaaaaaagaaggagtcTAAGGAAGTGCTGCAGGGATCTCcgcaaatataatattccCTAGCAGCATAGCTGAGCGGGCTCGCACCATTTCTAggcgtgagatggaaatcattacggagaagttctactcaaaccttttccgttcatcacctgtatcaagcccgatcatccccactggtaaAGCTCCACATGgaattctcccttcggaagttcGAGTCGCAATCAAGAGTATGAAACCTGGCGCAGCTTCGGAAGCTGATTTTATATAAGCAGACTTCCTTCGGGCCGCCTTcatttcatgtaatcttaATGGCGCACATGACGTCCTTCAGAAAGGAAGGATCTCAGACCAGTTAAAGACCACGTGAACCGTTCTTAACCATAAGAAAGATAACTGAGAGCACCTTCGGAACTACTGTTCGATATGCTTgttgagcgtgttatacaaagtattcattAAGTtgatcctcacgcgcatagcTAGCTGTGgacgtcgtatgtgaggacattaacCAATTGTTACGATCGATGCAgcactaggatacagctttccACCGTCCCCTCAGCATGTCCATTGGAAAGAGAGTACTGTAAGGCAGCACAATATCGCCGAAgatgttcacggctgcattgtaatggaaaatgaaatcactttaTTGGGAAGGAAGGGGCATATATGTTGATTGAAAATTCCTCtccaaccttcgttttgcggacgacaaCGCTCTCTTTTCGAtaagtaccaatgaagcagaaacgatgctcaacgaattgaacgaagcagggaagaaaacaggactgcgaataaacagaaagaagacactgTTCGTGAAGAATTCCTGCTGCGAGGACAGAGGAGTACTACTTGAAGgatcccaaatcgtggaaacttcgtcatacctCTACCCATACCTCccatacctcggacgttctatgaagatgaaaaacgacttgaaggaagaagagaatagaaggatgagagcagcgtgAGCAGCATACGCAAACGAAAGAGAACCTAATGACAGACAAAAGATCCCCGTGACCATCTGTatgactcgacagttcttccagcttTCTGCTACACAGCACAGAcatgggcagacaccgctacCACGTCTAGGAAACTATTTTCTACCCagagagcccttgagagatgtcttctgaagtttaaccggcgcacacaacacctagtcAGAATTCGTGGCTCAGCAATGTCCCGTCTTTGCGGCCCAGCGGAGTATATATCGAAAGCGAAGCATAGATGAGCCGGTCACgttacaagaaaaattgacGGCAGATGGTCTAGAATGTGAATGTGAGGGCtgatgtgttcgctgcacCAGACCAGCTGAGAGGTCAGCTGAGTGCGGCTCAAGTACCTCGtaaacgtcactcacgaaacttgagaacatcttggataacgagtggaagagatccTGGGGCCGCACGTtaagtgaagacgggccatctaattATGTAAGTAACGATTGTATCATAGAAGACACAAATATACGTTGTTGCGAGTCTAATgaagacttttttcaaaatctatatatatatatatatatatatatatatatatatatatatatatatatataagtcaaaaagtcattggcgtatcaatccacttgggatgcgccaactcgctttactggaattcgtaatcgatgaggtttctggaacgcgtgttggcccatacaatgacttgcggggtcctgccgatgatcaagtcagtgtttttatcctcctaggcaagtctggtaccaatttaccgacccggatgaaaggcttggtttgcactagggcggtttcgaaccctcgaccgtgtggctacaacggacctctaacggACTGCGCCACGCCCGCccttttatatatatatatatatatatatatatatacttgactttatcggcgggctgatgtcatcacCTGACGTAATTactcgcatcttcgccgaggtgcgctgtccttgaacacagctctgcccaaccttctcgatcttccgcgagagcttgcacagaatcaatccatccGTCACTATTCCATCCGTATTCCGATACGTACATCAGGATGGaccgaattgcggataggtagactcgcagtcTGACTTCCTTGGTGATGGGGgccgaccacaggcatttcgttaaagagttaaatgcagaagtggccttaacACATCTTTGCGAACATCTCTCTCAtggctgccgttgttcttcagcgtacagcgcaggtaacagaactcatcgacgagttcaatTCGTTGTCCCTCCATCCTGATTCCTTCCTGTTCGGGGTCTCGAAGAGGtctacatctgcttgcatttataagggtgtagacgtagtccataggctgcagccagcttcaaTACAAGGTTGGCAACACGATGAAGTTTTGTTCTGCTTTCCGAGAATATAAAAAgatcgtcagcgtactcgagatcggtcaaagGGCATCCTGATGGTGTTAGTATGATATCGGCAAGgcactgatctactgttcttttcgaactgcagcagttgttcgctgatttatgtcatcaagcaagcgaacgaacttttttGGTACTCCATCGACGCGGAACGTggtgagaagacggcctcggtgaggaaagtcgaactCGACTTCAAAGTCCAGGAACGATAATTGCATTGGAGTCGAATACCGCTAGATTTCGATCAccctcctgacgatgaacacctggtcaatcgtagatcggccacgGCGAAAGCCGTGCTcttcgcgcgttgtttcttcgtgaTTTTTAATGAGTCgatccaggataatgcgctccaataccttgtacataacacacagcaaagagattcctcgatcaTTCCTAGGGTctgtgacggataacttcttgtggcgTGGAATTATGATTGCGTGTCTCCACTAATCAGGTATcatttcgtctatccatatccatccgcatttctgcgctaatcctgTCGTcttcaccagattttccatactttattttttgaatacagacaaGAACCTCCAATTCGGACAGTGGTCCTCGTTAACCgtatatgtcggtctatgaacgtgttcgagtacAGGAGCTTGgtggttcagcaaggtcttgtccactcgttatcgcggttttgttgcagttgacaATGCAGCTcacttctaagacgctttccCTGGTTGAAATCACCAGTGCTGCTCGCGaaacatacagaattgtacgtggattttgtttt is part of the Necator americanus strain Aroian chromosome V, whole genome shotgun sequence genome and encodes:
- a CDS encoding hypothetical protein (NECATOR_CHRV.G20015.T2), with translation MAAPSSIASSIAEANGATYDSEDEVYFIDCNAKASLVLVIGGNTYTINTANLIIPSGDGRCLLAIFGMNTFGFGPAWILGDPFIRQYCNIYDVGQERVGFANSLQE
- a CDS encoding hypothetical protein (NECATOR_CHRV.G20015.T1), yielding MKLTLCLLLLVGSTMAALYQVHLTKIESQRTKMMRKGLWSRYIKMKNVKRIAMERKMGGLAKVIPQNVNDYEDEEYIGNITIGTPEQQFQVILDTGSSNLWIPDMTCGQIHENCNDLNCKGGGIICEALCNDQSCCGGGNVNACQGKNSFNSSKSSTYKANGQHFSIQYGTGSAVGFLGQDTVRFGGIGSQQLSVPNTVFGQATSLAAFFADQPIDGILGLAFPSIAVDGVTPPFYNAVQQGLVDQPIFTVFLRHVGDQDNVPGGVYTYGGLDDQNCGPVLAYQPLSSATYYQFKVKNE
- a CDS encoding hypothetical protein (NECATOR_CHRV.G20017.T1), with protein sequence MQLSFLDFEVEFDFPHRGRLLTTFRVDGVPKNSKRTVDQCLADIILTPSGCPLTDLEYADDLFIFSESRTKLHRVANLVLKLAAAYGLRLHPYKCKQM
- a CDS encoding hypothetical protein (NECATOR_CHRV.G20015.T3), whose product is MAALYQVHLTKIESQRTKMMRKGLWSRYIKMKNVKRIAMERKMGGLAKVIPQNVNDYEDEEYIGNITIGTPEQQFQVILDTGSSNLWIPDMTCGQIHENCNDLNCKGGGIICEALCNDQSCCGGGNVNACQGKNSFNSSKSSTYKANGQHFSIQYGTGSAVGFLGQDTVRFGGIGSQQLSVPNTVFGQATSLAAFFADQPIDGILGLAFPSIAVDGVTPPFYNAVQQGLVDQPIFTVFLRHVGDQDNVPGGVYTYGGLDDQNCGPVLAYQPLSSATYYQFKLDSVSSSTYSSSKSWQAISDTGTSLMAAPSSIASSIAEANGATYDSEDEVYFIDCNAKASLVLVIGGNTYTINTANLIIPSGDGRCLLAIFGMNTFGFGPAWILGDPFIRQYCNIYDVGQERVGFANSLQE
- a CDS encoding hypothetical protein (NECATOR_CHRV.G20016.T1) — encoded protein: METVSDNICNARTVSTDADLHALSCRAYQISRDCSAGDHRKGDVRQMNDGTLIIREEEVTLRNVGGVSFVVHLSVINVVDSREILPPHLAILRLRPLRQKPISISS